From Canis aureus isolate CA01 chromosome 7, VMU_Caureus_v.1.0, whole genome shotgun sequence, a single genomic window includes:
- the SNRPC gene encoding U1 small nuclear ribonucleoprotein C, giving the protein MPKFYCDYCDTYLTHDSPSVRKTHCSGRKHKENVKDYYQKWMEEQAQSLIDKTSTFQCLVLMFLMCRCISTRKDTSYSILCSSSCRGNDPTSPQSPGSSSPWYDASPPYGGPSHDANDGPSSSWDDASGTCSWNEATYGRPYANDAWAPNDETSCSSHDGAHSARNDSTRQIRRDRNLFIFILYYLFYFTRRSWCCDSGCFLTA; this is encoded by the exons CCATCTGTGAGAAAGACACACTGCAGTGGTaggaaacacaaagagaatgtGAAAGACTACTATCAGAAATGGATGGAAGAgcaggctcagagcctgatcgaCAAAACAAGTACATTTCAGTGTCTTGTTCTGATGTTCTTGATGTG CCGCTGCATTTCAACAAGGAAAGATACCTCCTACTCcattctctgctcctcctcctgcagggGCAATGATCCCACCTCCCCCCAGTCTCC CGGGTCCTCCTCGCCCTGGTATGATGCCAGCCCCCCATATGGGGGGCCCTCCCATGATGCCAATGAtgggccctcctcctcctgggatgATGCCagtgggacctg CTCCTGGAATGAGGCCACCTATGGGAGGCCATATGCCAATGATGCCTGGGCCCCCAATGATGAGACCTCCTGCTCGTCCCATGATGGTGCCCACTCGGCCAGGAATGACTCGACCAGACAGATAAGGAGAGACAGGAAcctctttatattcattttatattacttgTTCTACTTCACCAGGAGATCATGGTGCTGTGACTCTGGGTGTTTTCTAACAGCATGA